A genome region from Erigeron canadensis isolate Cc75 chromosome 3, C_canadensis_v1, whole genome shotgun sequence includes the following:
- the LOC122593569 gene encoding heat shock 70 kDa protein 16-like, giving the protein MSVIGFDIGNESCVIAAAKRGGIDVLLNDESKRETPSVVSFGEKQRFLGSAGAASATANPKSTISQVKRLIGRVYKDPVVQEDLKLLPFVTSEGPRGGILIELEYLKQKMKFTPVEILGMLFTHLKQIAEKNLESAVVDCVIGIPSYFTDLQRREYLDAAFIAGLNPLRLMHDCTATALGYGMYKTDLSDSGQTNVVFVDIGHCDTQVTVAAFQEGKMKILSHSFDQNLGGRDFDEVLFTYFATQFKEKQNIDVYSNARASVRLRTSCEKVKKVLSANAEAPLSIDCLIGDQDVRGIITREEFEKLSSDLLKRVTVPCLKALEDSGLTIDKLSTIELVGSGSRIPAITKILTSFFQKEPTRTLNASECVARGCALRCAMLSPTQKVRDYKVKDIFPYSIALPLDELEDKSHQELMIFPKGSPLPCHFLLKHHGKNSFYFQVLYSNKMDVPTGISPIVGRFSIGSSETPASEQANVELKMKLNDHGIVEIKSASLVEEQRHAFLDYFAYPQRMVVDNLAYSDNLDVATTEDELLKAQEKELMLSEQDKKVEQTKDERNTLESFVYDTRSKLLSAYRSFVTDSEKEEITNLLQKTEDRLYEDSDDECEEDYTGKLKYLKKLLDPIERRYNSHNEQKARAEVTKAMQTCIEKYRSGAKLMSPSHKKAELLKECNRAQEWLNRQQTIPRIKEVIVLFEGNCKDIIGSQPKFANHDKSMHPDQRDRPIVSNQRDQPVNSELREQPGKSRQRDQPMDSSQSDQLVDSNESHQHADHRDLPVDLNQRDRPVDSDPRSKLVNSNPRSKPADSNPRSKPTESKQRNKPVDSNERNKPVDPNQMEQAAALDQRNKSVDSMQRNKHVDLKQRNKPPMALNHMKQAVGMDQPDDMELD; this is encoded by the exons ATGAGTGTGATTGGGTTTGATATTGGGAATGAGAGCTGTGTTATTGCTGCTGCGAAACGTGGTGGGATTGATGTATTGTTGAATGATGAATCAAAGCGTGAGACGCCATCTGTGGTGTCATTTGGTGAGAAGCAAAGGTTTTTGGGCTCTGCAGGGGCTGCATCTGCTACTGCCAATCCAAAATCAACCATATCTCAGGTCAAGAGGTTAATTGGTAGGGTGTATAAGGACCCGGTTGTGCAGGAAGATCTTAAGTTGCTCCCTTTCGTGACTAGTGAGGGGCCTCGTGGTGGAATCTTGATTGAGTTGGAGTACttgaaacagaaaatgaagTTTACTCCTGTAGAGATTTTGGGGATGTTGTTTACACATCTAAAGCAGATAGCAGAAAAAAATCTTGAATCTGCTGTTGTAGACTGTGTGATTGGGATTCCATCTTATTTTACGGACTTGCAAAGACGTGAGTACCTTGATGCTGCATTTATTGCTGGCTTAAATCCTTTGAGGTTGATGCATGATTGTACTGCTACTGCATTAGGTTACGGCATGTACAAGACTGATCTCTCCGATTCAGGGCAAACAAATGTTGTATTTGTTGACATTGGGCATTGTGACACTCAGGTGACCGTTGCCGCTTTTCAAGAAGGCAAAATGAAAATATTGTCTCATTCGTTTGATCAGAACTTGGGAGGTAGAGATTTTGATGAAGTTTTATTCACGTATTTTGCAACACAGTTTAAAGAGAAACAAAATATCGATGTTTATTCCAATGCCCGTGCTTCTGTAAGACTTAGAACATCATGTGAGAAAGTGAAGAAAGTTCTGAGTGCTAATGCAGAAGCACCACTTAGTATTGATTGTCTAATTGGAGATCAAGATGTGAGAGGAATAATAACGAGGGAAGAGTTTGAGAAACTGTCATCTGATTTGTTAAAAAGAGTTACGGTGCCTTGTCTTAAGGCCTTAGAGGACTCTGGCCTAACCATTGATAAGCTATCTACTATTGAGCTTGTTGGTTCTGGATCCCGTATACCAGCTATTACCAAaattttaacttctttttttcagAAAGAACCAACAAGAACTCTAAATGCTAGTGAATGTGTTGCTAGAGGATGTGCTCTTCGTTGTGCAATGCTTAGCCCTACTCAAAAAGTTCGAGACTATAAG GTTAAAGATATATTTCCTTACTCAATAGCTCTTCCTTTAGATGAACTGGAAGACAAATCACATCAAGAGTTGATGATCTTTCCAAAAGGGAGTCCATTGCCATGCCATTTTTTGCTTAAACATCATGgaaaaaattcattttatttccAGGTTTTATACTCCAACAAGATGGATGTCCCTACAGGAATATCACCTATAGTTGGTCGCTTTTCT ATCGGATCGTCTGAAACTCCTGCTTCAGAACAGGCGAATGTTGAATTAAAGATGAAGCTTAATGACCATGGAATTGTTGAAATAAAATCGGCATCA CTTGTAGAAGAGCAACGCCATGCTTTTCTGGATTACTTTGCTTACCCGCAGAGGATGGTGGTTGATAATCTTGCATATTCTGACAATTTAGATGTTGCTACTACGGAAGATGAGCTACTTAAAGCTCAAGAAAAAGAATTAATGTTGTCAGAGCAAGATAAAAAGGTGGAGCAAACTAAGGACGAAAGGAACACCCTGGAGTCTTTTGTCTACGACACTCGTAGCAAG CTTTTGAGTGCCTACCGGAGCTTTGTCACAGATTCAGAGAAGGAGGAAATCACAAATCTGTTGCAAAAAACTGAAGACAGGCTATATGAAGACAGCGATGATGAATGTGAAGAAGACTATACTGGAAAACTTAAATATCTTAAAAAG TTATTGGATCCAATTGAAAGGAGATACAACTCACACAATGAGCAAAAAGCCAGAGCAGAAGTTACAAAAGCTATGCAAACATGCATCGAAAAATATCGTTCAGGCGCAAAATTAATGTCGCCTTCTCACAAGAAGGCTGAG CTTTTAAAGGAATGCAATAGAGCTCAGGAGTGGTTGAATCGTCAACAGACCATACCTCGGATTAAAGAGGTCATAGTATTATTTGAGGG GAATTGCAAAGACATAATCGGGTCCCAACCTAAATTCGCTAATCACGATAAATCCATGCATCCAGACCAAAGGGACCGGCCAATCGTCTCGAACCAAAGAGATCAACCTGTGAACTCGGAACTAAGGGAACAACCTGGGAAATCTCGCCAAAGGGACCAACCCATGGATTCAAGCCAAAGTGACCAACTTGTGGATTCGAACGAAAGTCATCAGCATGCGGACCATAGAGATCTACCAGTGGACTTAAACCAAAGGGACCGTCCTGTGGACTCAGACCCAAGAAGCAAACTCGTGAACTCAAACCCAAGGAGCAAACCCGCGGACTCAAACCCAAGGAGCAAACCCACGGAATCGAAACAAAGGAACAAACCCGTCGACTCGAACGAAAGGAACAAACCTGTGGACCCGAACCAAATGGAACAAGCCGCGGCTTTGGACCAAAGAAACAAATCCGTGGACTCAATGCAAAGGAACAAACATGTGGACTTAAAACAGAGAAACAAACCCCCGATGGCTTTAAACCATATGAAGCAAGCTGTGGGCATGGACCAACCTGATGACATGGAACTCGATTAA
- the LOC122593110 gene encoding protein DETOXIFICATION 40-like gives MESQTNELDNYYPLLQPIQESTTPPAASRHDGGGSMELERVLSDTSSDTPLMRRFSLASRIELNLLYKLAAPAVMVYLINNAMSISTRIFCGQLGNMELAAASLGNQGIQLFAYGLMLGMGSAVETLCGQAFGAHKYDMLGVYLQRSTIVLTATAIPITMIYVFANPILISLGQSPSMASAAALFVYGLIPQLFAYAINFPIQKFLQAQSIVAPSAFISAGTLVVHLILSWIMVYKLRLGLLGASLTLSLSWWVIVVGQFVYILMSNRCKATWNGFSIKAFGGLWEFVKLSSGSAVMLCLETWYFQVLVLIAGLLENPELALDALSVCMGVNALSFMISVGFNAAASVRVGNELGAGNARAAAFSVWMVTSVSFLIAIVTAMLVLSVRDVISYAFTTGETVANAVSDLCPLLAITIILNGIQPVLSGVAVGCGWQTYVAYVNVGCYYVVGIPLGLLLGFHFNFGVKGIWSGMIGGTGMQTLILLWSTFRTDWKREVEKSAQRLDKWEANKETILKE, from the exons GGTGCTTTCCGACACTAGCAGTGATACACCGTTGATGAGGCGGTTTTCATTGGCCTCCAGGATTGAGCTTAATCTACTGTATAAGTTGGCGGCACCGGCGGTGATGGTTTACTTGATCAACAACGCCATGTCTATCTCTACACGAATCTTCTGCGGTCAACTTGGAAACATGGAACTCGCAGCTGCCTCTCTTGGTAACCAAGGGATTCAACTCTTTGCATATGGCCTCATG CTCGGAATGGGTAGTGCAGTGGAGACACTATGTGGTCAAGCATTTGGTGCACACAAATATGATATGCTTGGAGTCTATCTCCAAAGATCCACAATAGTCCTCACAGCCACAGCCATCCCAATCACTATGATTTACGTTTTCGCAAACCCCATTCTAATATCACTAGGTCAATCTCCCTCAATGGCGTCTGCTGCAGCCCTATTTGTGTACGGCCTCATTCCTCAACTATTCGCGTATGCCATCAATTTTCCTATCCAAAAGTTTCTTCAAGCTCAAAGTATCGTGGCGCCGAGTGCTTTTATTTCGGCTGGAACCCTGGTTGTGCATCTGATCCTTTCTTGGATCATGGTATACAAGTTAAGGCTGGGCTTGCTTGGCGCCTCACTGACGCTAAGTTTGTCATGGTGGGTCATAGTTGTGGGCCAGTTTGTTTACATCTTGATGAGCAACAGATGTAAGGCCACATGGAATGGGTTTAGCATCAAGGCGTTTGGTGGTCTGTGGGAGTTTGTAAAATTGTCAAGTGGGTCTGCAGTGATGCTGTGTTTGGAGACGTGGTATTTTCAAGTATTGGTGTTGATTGCAGGGTTGCTCGAGAACCCTGAGCTAGCATTGGATGCACTTTCGGTTTG CATGGGTGTCAATGCGCTGTCGTTCATGATATCAGTCGGGTTCAACGCAGCTGCCAG TGTTAGGGTCGGAAATGAGCTTGGAGCAGGAAACGCTAGAGCTGCAGCATTTTCTGTATGGATGGTGACTAGCGTCTCATTTCTCATTGCCATAGTCACAGCAATGCTTGTGTTGTCAGTGAGAGACGTCATTAGCTATGCATTCACAACTGGTGAAACTGTTGCTAATGCAGTCTCTGATCTTTGCCCGTTATTGGCCATCACCATAATCCTCAATGGCATACAACCCGTTTTGTcag GTGTGGCTGTTGGTTGCGGATGGCAAACTTACGTTGCATATGTGAACGTGGGATGCTATTATGTTGTTGGCATTCCTCTTGGACTCCTTCTTGGCTTCCATTTTAACTTCGGAGTCAAG GGAATATGGTCGGGAATGATTGGAGGAACCGGGATGCAAACTCTCATCTTACTATGGTCGACTTTTCGCACAGATTGGAAGAGAGAG gtGGAAAAATCAGCCCAACGTTTGGATAAATGGGAAGCAAACAAAGAAACTATTTTGAAGGAATAA